Proteins from one Microscilla marina ATCC 23134 genomic window:
- the glyA gene encoding serine hydroxymethyltransferase translates to MQATTETNITDQQVFDLIGAEKKRQLEGIELIASENLVSEQVMKAMGTVLTNKYAEGLPGKRYYGGCEVVDQIEQLAIDRAKELFGATWANVQPHSGAQANAAAFLAMLNPGDKILGFDLSHGGHLTHGSTVNFSGKIYQPSFYGVEKETGLIDWDKVEQTAVKEQPKLIICGASAYSRDWDYARLRAIADKIGALLLADVSHPAGLIAKGLLNDPLEHCHVVTTTTHKTLRGPRGGLIMMRNDFENPYGIKTPKGKTRMMSSLLDSGVFPGTQGGPLEHVIAAKAIAFGEALSDGFQTYIEQVRKNAVAMADAFVKKGYNIISGGTDNHLMLIDLRSKDLTGKIAENTLIKADITINKNMVPFDDKSPFVTSGMRIGTPAVTSRGLVEADMAKIVDLIDTVLMNHENESKIAEVKQEVNNWMNQYPLFTWGE, encoded by the coding sequence ATGCAAGCGACGACTGAGACTAATATCACTGACCAGCAGGTGTTTGACCTGATAGGGGCAGAAAAAAAACGACAATTAGAGGGTATAGAACTGATTGCTTCTGAAAACCTGGTTTCTGAGCAGGTAATGAAGGCAATGGGTACTGTGCTGACCAACAAATATGCAGAAGGTTTGCCGGGCAAGCGTTATTATGGCGGTTGCGAGGTGGTAGACCAGATAGAGCAACTTGCCATTGACCGTGCCAAAGAGTTGTTTGGGGCAACCTGGGCAAACGTACAGCCTCACTCTGGCGCCCAAGCCAACGCAGCGGCATTTTTGGCCATGTTGAACCCAGGCGACAAGATTTTAGGTTTCGACCTATCGCACGGTGGCCACCTTACTCACGGCTCTACGGTAAACTTTTCGGGTAAAATATACCAACCTTCGTTTTATGGAGTAGAAAAAGAAACCGGGCTGATTGACTGGGACAAAGTAGAACAAACGGCCGTAAAAGAGCAGCCTAAGCTGATCATTTGTGGAGCTTCTGCCTATTCCCGCGATTGGGACTATGCGCGTTTGCGTGCCATTGCCGACAAAATAGGCGCTTTGTTATTGGCCGACGTGTCGCACCCCGCCGGGCTAATCGCCAAAGGTTTACTCAACGACCCATTGGAGCACTGCCATGTAGTAACTACTACCACCCACAAAACTTTGCGTGGTCCTCGTGGTGGTCTGATTATGATGCGCAATGATTTTGAAAATCCTTATGGCATTAAAACTCCTAAAGGCAAAACCCGCATGATGTCTTCATTGCTTGACTCTGGTGTTTTTCCGGGTACGCAGGGTGGTCCTTTAGAGCACGTCATTGCTGCCAAAGCTATAGCTTTTGGAGAAGCATTGAGCGATGGTTTCCAAACTTATATTGAGCAAGTGCGCAAAAATGCAGTAGCTATGGCAGATGCATTTGTAAAAAAAGGCTACAATATTATTTCAGGCGGTACCGACAACCACTTGATGTTGATTGACTTACGCTCAAAAGATTTGACCGGTAAAATTGCCGAAAACACGTTGATCAAAGCCGACATTACCATCAACAAAAATATGGTGCCTTTCGACGATAAGTCGCCATTTGTTACTTCGGGGATGCGTATAGGTACGCCTGCGGTTACTTCTCGTGGCTTGGTAGAGGCTGATATGGCTAAAATCGTTGATTTGATTGATACGGTTTTGATGAACCACGAAAATGAGTCTAAAATTGCAGAAGTAAAACAAGAAGTAAACAACTGGATGAACCAATACCCTTTGTTTACCTGGGGTGAGTAA